The genomic region CGCAATACCGACTGTCGCCGTAAGCGTTCTGTTTCTTCGCCATCAAATTGCCTACCTTCGAGTAACCGAGAATACAAGCGGGAATTAGCAGCAATCCACTGTTCTACACAAGTCCGAATCAAGCGGTGGCTCTGATTAGGCGTGATTAACGTCGCGTTATCCAACGGCAGTCCCGACAAGTCAGGATAGCGGCTGGCAATATTCAGCGCCAAACCGTGTAGGGTATTGACTGTGAATCCTCTTGGTGGTAAAGATAATTCTTCTCGTAAATACCTGCGAATCTTGCCTTTAATGTTTGCTGCCGCAGAACGAGTAAATGTAACAACTACGATCGCACGTTTGGCGTGTAATTGATGGCGGGCGATCGCAATTGCCGTTGCTGCTGCCATTCCCGTCGATTTTCCTGCCCCTGGGACTGCCGAGACTGCCAACTGTCCCCCCTGCCAATCTGCCATTTGTTGCTGTCCTGGGCGCAAGCTGTTGCGGAGCTGTTCCCATTTGGCGGGAGTCGGGAGTCGGGAGTCGGGAGTCGGGATGGATAGTTGGTCAGTGAGGTTGGCTTCTGGCATAGGGGATGCGCGGATTTTGGATCTCGATCCCCCTAGTCCGCCTTTAACGGCAGGTGGACTCATGCCCCTTTGTTAAGGGGTTTGGAGGATCGACCTTCTAATCGTAATTTTTCAATATAAGCCTAGATTGTAGTTGGATGACAAGTGAGATGACAGTATTTGTAAAGGACGTAGCGATCGCTTTTGCCATGCGATGAGAATAGGAGGGGTGCGATCGCTTTTTGTCTTAAGGTTGCAATAGGTTATTGCATCGAGAGTGATTCATTTGTTGTAGACTTGAGTAGCGAAAACAATGAATTATGTTGTAACCAAACACATAATTTTATATTTGCCTCGTCATTTGGCTGCGGTTGATATTCGCCACTTTGAATTGTCTCTTTTAGAGGGCTTCTAAATCTTAATGTATCTTTTATAAGCTCTTCAAACATAGCTAATGGTAGTAGTAGGATATCCTCTACTTCTACATCATCTTCATTGAAAAAAATAGTCTCAAATCTAAACTTATATCCAGCCCATCTAATGGTAGGCAGTCTATCTACTGCTGCCTTCAAGTTATCTATTATGCAATTATACTGTGGATGAGGATTTTTCTGTCTGTGTTCTATCCACCAGTAAACATTGTGCCTAACAAAATACTTTCCATTGTCATTAGCACAAACCTCCACTTCCACACCATCCACAGATAAAAACTGGCGGCTCATTACTCTAACTTCACCTTCTGGCATTGGTTCTAATTCCTCCCACGGTTCAACTTCAACAACATTCTTATTATTCCCTTGACAAGGCTGAAGTTTGCTAGCAAGCTCTAGGGGGATCGGATCTTCCTCCAAAGCCTCCAGACTAGAGAATTCTTCTTTAAAATCTGGTGAGTTTTCTATCAGTATTTCTAACTGCTGACTACTAAAAGCCATCAGCTCTACACCAGCTACAGTTCTGCGAGTTGAATCAGACATCACATTGACTAATTCCTGAGCTGGGGTTAAATCTATTCTTATACCTTTGTAATTCGTTTCCCAATATCCAAATTTGCCAAGGGATTTAGGCTCTGTATGATATTTTTTCCACTTCAACGAACTAGCTTTTTTATTAATATTTTTTAAAGCACTTCTTATACCTCTTGATACACCGCGTCTGCCGTAGACAGGATAGAACAGATATATTGTTGGAGGTTCTTCACCAGAAATTGAGTCAAATCCAAATATCATTGTATTAAACTTAGCTAGCTGTTGAAGACTTTGTTGTAATGCTGTCTCAACTGAAGTTATCCTTCTAATCGGTGCAACTACTTGTGACCAATTTAGCGGTGGTTTATACAACTCAATAAATTTAGTTTCAAGATTTGAAAGAGTATTTATATCGTTATTACACTTGAGCCAGCTAATACTGATTTGATTTTTTCGATTCAATCTTTTTAATTGTCTAAATCGATGATGTTCTCTCCACCTAGCAACTAAATTCACCGTTCTACCAATATAGAGGATTTGCCCTGTACCATCAGATACAAAGTAGATGGCTGCATAACTAGGTAAATTATCTTTGTTTAGTAAGTAGACTGATGGCAATTCAGAAAGTTGAATATCTTTTATTAGCATTGTTTCAACACCAAGCTTGACTGATGCAATACTAAATATAGTTAATGCTATTCAAGTAAAAAAACTATATTTTCCTCAGTGTAATTAGTATAAATTAAAGCATCAAGTCAATACAAGCTACTGAGTTGATGTAAGTAGTTTGTAGGTGCGTTATTTAACACACCCTACTTTAACGTGTGGTAATACCCCTCCTAATAGGGCTGATGGTAGTTTGTTAGGATGAAAGTCTAAAGTGTCAGTAAATCCTCAACAAGGACGCTCAAGCCCGATGATGCTATCGACGTATCCGAGTAGCCTACTGCTATCGAGAGAACTGCCTAACCTGGACTATAAATTAAAACGCGATCGCTTTGATGAAACTTGGGAAGCACCCCTTGCTACCCTACTTGGTTTAGGACGAGCAGCAGGTGCAGATTTTGTAGAATTTTTCTTGGAACGAGTTAACTATATTAATTGTTTAGCAGAAGACGACACGATCGCCAGCATCTCCCCCAGATT from Chroococcidiopsis sp. SAG 2025 harbors:
- a CDS encoding GIY-YIG nuclease family protein, which translates into the protein MLIKDIQLSELPSVYLLNKDNLPSYAAIYFVSDGTGQILYIGRTVNLVARWREHHRFRQLKRLNRKNQISISWLKCNNDINTLSNLETKFIELYKPPLNWSQVVAPIRRITSVETALQQSLQQLAKFNTMIFGFDSISGEEPPTIYLFYPVYGRRGVSRGIRSALKNINKKASSLKWKKYHTEPKSLGKFGYWETNYKGIRIDLTPAQELVNVMSDSTRRTVAGVELMAFSSQQLEILIENSPDFKEEFSSLEALEEDPIPLELASKLQPCQGNNKNVVEVEPWEELEPMPEGEVRVMSRQFLSVDGVEVEVCANDNGKYFVRHNVYWWIEHRQKNPHPQYNCIIDNLKAAVDRLPTIRWAGYKFRFETIFFNEDDVEVEDILLLPLAMFEELIKDTLRFRSPLKETIQSGEYQPQPNDEANIKLCVWLQHNSLFSLLKSTTNESLSMQ